ACATCTTCCGGTTTTATCTTCGCATCGGCAAGTGCGTTTATCATTACATTGGTTGCACCAAGCCCCTCGGGGTGTGGTGCTGTAATATGATAAGCATCTGCAGACATGCCTCCTCCTATTATTTCAGCGTATATTTTAGCTCCGCGTGCTTTGGCATGCTCGTATTCCTCAAGAATAAGAGCGCCTGCACCTTCGCCCAATACAAATCCGTCCCTGTCTTTATCAAAGGGCCTGGATGCTGTTTCCGGGGAGTCGTTGCGTTCCGAAAGTGCCTTCATGGCATTAAATCCTCCCATGCCTGCTTCTGTTACAGCGGCTTCGCTACCACCTGAAATGGCAACATCCATATGCCCGAGCCTGATGTAGTTCAATGCGTCTATTAGCGCATTGGTGGCTGATGCACATGCCGAAACGGTAACAAAATTTGGTCCATGGAATCCATACTTGATGGAGATATATCCGGCACTGATATCAGCGATCATTTTAGGGATGAAGAATGGGTTAAACCTCGGCGTGTTATCACCGTTGGCATAACTCTTAACTTCCTCCTGAAATGTTTTAAGTCCGCCGATACCTGAGCCCCATATTACCCCTGCTTTATTCAAGTCTATAGCTTCCAGGTCTAATTTCGAGTCTTTAATAGCTTCATCAGCAACTACCATGGCATATTGAGTGAAAGGATCCATTTTACGGGCCTCTTTTCTGTCAAAATGCTGCTCTGCATCGAAGTTCTTAACCTCACATGCGAATTGCGTACGAAATTTCTCTGGATCGAATCTGGTTATACGAGCGGCACCGCTTACACCATGCTTAAGGCCTTCCCAGTACTCCGGGGCCGTGTTTCCTATGGGTGTGAGTGCGCCTATGCCTGTTACTACAACTCTTCTTAACGTCATAAAAGAAGTTTAGAAATGAATAAAGAGGGTGGTTTATATTATTTTACGTTTTCTTCCAAGTAAGAGATGGCCTGGCCAACTGTTGATATATTCTCTGCCTGATCATCAGGAATAGAAATGTTGAATTCTTTCTCAAATTCCATGATCAATTCAACAGTATCTAAAGAATCGGCTCCTAAATCGTTAGTGAAACTTGCTTCAGGAGTAACCTCTGACTCTTCAACTCCCAATTTATCAATAATGATTGATTTAACTTTTTGTGCTATTTCAGACATGTTTTTAATGATTTAATAGTTAAAATATCTGCAAAGAAATACATTAAATGTATTAATGTCAAACAATTTAATTAAAGTTATTGACGGCGCTAAATTGCTAAAATTTCCTTAAAAACTCACTGTATACGCATAAATTTAAAGAACTTTGATGGTATGAAAAAGACCCGGCTGATTGTTGAGTACGAATATGAGTTTGAATTAATAGGGGTAATTGCCTCCGTCAAATTCTATAAACTGGCCTGGGCTATAAACAAGAAACTGGATATCCGGCTGGTAAAACAGGAGGACTATACCATTGAAATGAAAGGGGGTGGGAAGACCTCTTTCAGCAACTATCTTTACCAGGTTGATGGCAAGTGTTTCAGGCTCTTCAGGAACAGGTCAGTAGAGGGTGAAAATGCCTATTTAATACCAGAATTACCGCACTTTGACTATGTGATAAAAATAGATGAGCAGTCGCAATCGTTTGCAAAAGAAGAAATTTTAAAAGAATTAAAAGAAGTCACATGGATTGAATATATTGCCGCCATCGAAGTAGAAAAACTGAAGTCTAAAGACAACTTTTTAACTTGATTATGGATCAACAAATACAATTTAATAAGACAAAGATCATCGCTACTGTCGGGCCAGCCTCGAGCGATAAAAAAATTCTGAAAAAGCTCATCGAAGAGGGAGTTGATATTTTCAGACTTAACTTTTCACACGGTACACATGAAGACCACCTTAAAGTAATAAAGAGTGTACGTGAATTGAATGAAGAAATGAACGCCTGCGTTTGTCTCCTGCAGGACCTTCAGGGACCGAAGATCAGGGTCGGAGAAGTGGAGAAAGGCGCAAAGCTTAAATCCGGTCAGCAATTTACAATTACTATTGAAGAGATTGTAGGGCATTCAAAGATGGCCAGTACTGTTTATCAGGACCTCCCTAAAGATGTAGCGGTGGGAGATATGATCCTTATCGATGATGGGAAGATAGAATTAAAGGTTACAGATATCAAAAATACTGAGGTAGTAACGGAGGTTGTGTACGGGGGCAAACTAAAATCCAGAAAAGGTATTAATATGCCTTTTACCAAAGTTTCTGCTCCTTCTTTAACCGATAAAGATGTAAAAGATCTGGAGTTTGGGCTGGCCAATGACGTTGAATGGGTGGCTCTTTCTTTTGTAAGAACGGCTGACGACATTAATAATCTCAGGGAGAGAATTAAGGCTGCAGGAAAACAAACCAAGATTATAGCCAAGGTAGAGAAGCCGGAAGCCATAGGGAATATAGATGCTATTATAGATGCAGCAGATGCTGTAATGGTGGCACGTGGTGACCTGGGTGTGGAGATATTTATGGAAGAAGTGCCAATGGCACAAAAGATGATCGTAAGAAAATGCAACAAACTGGCTAAACCTGTAATTATTGCCACCCAGATGATGGAAAGCATGATTGAGAGCCCGAGACCTACGAGAGCGGAAACCAATGATGTGGCTAACGCAGTAATGGACGGAGCCGACGCATTGATGCTTTCTGCCGAGACGGCTGCCGGAGCTTACCCTGTAGAAGTGATCAGGAGTATGGTTAAAACCATTACCAGTGTTGAGAGACAAGCCGATGTATATTTTCGTCATGACCTACCTGATCAGGATGATCCTTTGTTTTATAATAATACATTGGTGCTGGCGGCATGCAGACTGGCAAAAGCATCCAAGGCAAAGGCAATTATAGGTATGACCCAATCAGGATATACAGCCTTTAAGCTTTCGTCGCACCGGCCAAAGGCCAACATATTTATATTTACCAGCAACAGGCCGTTGTTAAATACCATAAACCTTATCTGGGGAGTGAGAGGTTACTACTATGATAAGGAGGTTTCAACGGATGATACTTTTGCCGATATAGAGGAAATCCTAAAAGAAAAAGGCCATATCCAAAGTGGAGATATATTCATTACCACAGCAAGCATGCCTATACACGCACGCGGACGGACAAATACAGTTAAACTGAATGTTGTTGAGTAGGCATTTGCATCTTTACTTGTCAGGACCAATTGTTGGGCCTGACAAGTAAAGTTTTTTCCTCTTTATCTACCATCACGGCCCCTGCGGGATCTCCCTTTCTTTTTCTTACAAACTTTCTTGGGGTTACAATAACCGGACAAAGGGTGTCTGATTTCCTTTTGGAGAAATGCGCCGCCAGTTCCGCCGCCTTTTCAATTACATCTTTAGGGAAAGGTTTACCGGCCTTATGTTTGATAAGTACGTGCGATCCGCTTACATCCTTGGCGTGTAACCAAAGGTCATCTTTAAAAGAGTACTGCTGTAGCATCAGGTCATTGCTTCGTGCATTTTTACCCACCCATATATCAAAACCGTCATAAGTGAAGGTATTAAATGGCAGATGTTCTTTCTTTTTTGATGATTGATGCTGATCCTTTTTTACAAGATTGCGAAGCGCCTTCAGGTTTTGTTCTTCCTCTATTATCAACTTTTGCTCTTCCAGAGCTTCAATAGTTTTTAGCTTTTGCTTAAGGTTGGTTTTTAGGTTTTCTATTTCTACAGACTGATTTTTGGATTTGCGGTAAAATGCTTCGGCATTTTTTTGGGGTGAAAGGTCACGTTTTAACTTAATAGTAAGAGGTGTGTTGTTGTCATAGAAATTTTGGAGGGTAACCTCCTCAGCTTTAGGGCTAATTTGATGAAGGTTAGCCATCAAAATATCAGCTAATATACTGTAGTTGAGCCTGCTTTCTATTTCCTCAAGTTTTTTCTGGGTTTTCTTTACATAACTCTCACTCTGCCTAAGCTGTTTATTGATATCGAGAAGTGCTTCATTTTTTATGCTATACAAGGCGTGTTCGCTAATATATTGTATGAAGAAATGGTCAATAGCTTTAAGAGGGTTATTAAATTCATGTTGTACTGACCCTATCCTCAATAAGCTGAGATGTAGCTGGTTGTCAATTTTTGTTATATAATACTTTTGATCTGTAAGTTGTGCCACCGTCTCTTCTATCAATTCCCATGATGAATCCGTATCCATGGCCTTAATACCTCTTTCCAAAAGATGCTTTTTAATTACCTTTCCAAAGGTGGGGAACAGTTCCTTATAATCTCCGCCTTGCTGTACAAAGGCGTTATAAGTTTGATCTATCGGTCGGTCCAGGTTTGTGATGCTAATTTCAAAATCTTTTTTCAGGCTTTTCTTAAACACCTCGGTAACCACATCATCTTTGAATAAGACAATGTTGGATCGGTTACCATGCATTTTGAATAACAGTTGATAATTGTTTTGAAATATTATGACAAAGGAACGTTCATTATCAAATTGCCGTACTTGCTCAACTACAGCCATGGATATGTCAGTGAAGAGGTCTACACTGTTTTTCCGGGCCCGGCTGAAACCTTCAGGAAAGGACAGGCAACAAAAGGCAGGGTCGAGATGGGCCTTGATGTAGAACTCTTCGGTCTGACCTGTAAAACCAATTACCAGTTCATTTTTGTTTTGAGAAAAAGCCTCGACAAGCTGTAAACCAGTCAGTTTATGATCTAGTTGAGCGCTTAGGTCTTTTAAGAAATAATAGTTGTTGTGCATTACAAATCTATAACCAATCCGTCGTAGGCAAGGTTTATCCCTTCCGGGAGCAGGTCGTCTACTTGTTTGTGAGGCCCCATTCTATGACTGATATGAGTGAAGTAGGTTGCCTCGGCTTTTATTTCAAGTGCCAGCTCTACCGCCTCATCAAGGTTGAAATGTGAGACATGAGGTTCCTTTTGCAAGGCATTTAATACAAGCACCCTGGTACCTCTTATCTTATCTTTTTCTTCGGGGCTTATGTAGTTGGCATCTGTTATATAGGTGAAGTCCCCAACCCTGAATCCAAATACAGGTAATCGTAAGTGCATTACTTCTATAGGTGTAAAATTAATACCTGCTATGGAAAATGGGGTGTTGTCAATAGTGTGTACCTCCAGTTGGGGGACGCCCGGATATTTTTTTTCTCCAAATGCGTAGCTAAACTCCTGTTTTAACTGGGCAATAACATTTGGCCTGCCATAAATGGGCATATCTTTTTTCTGACGAAAGTTAAAGGCTCTTACGTCATCAAGACCCGCTGTATGGTCTTTGTGCTCATGAGTAAAAATAACGGCGTCAAGTTTTTTGACGCCTTCTCTGAGCATTTGTTGTCTGAAATCCGGCCCCGTATCTATTACAAAGCTTTGGCCATCTTTCTCAATATGAATGGATGTGCGCAACCTCTTATCTCTGAAGTCGAGAGATTGACATGCTGTACAGCCGCAAGCAATGACAGGCACACCCTGGGATGTTCCGGTTCCTAGAAGTGTAATTCTCAAAGCTCAAGTTCGGTTTGTGCCAGTTCTAAATATAATTTTCGGTTTTTGTCGCTTAGCTGGTTTTTATCTATATCAACCGTTTTTATAATATCTAAAAGACAATTGATCTTACCGTCCATTGCATAATACTTATTGACAATAATTACTTTATTCTCATTGAGAATGCACCAGCCTGACTTAAAGTTACCTCTTTCGTATCTAAGAATATATTCGGTTTCAGCCAGTAGATCTTCAAGCTTATTCAAAAAATGCTTAGAGTACTTAACACTCATTTTATGTGTATTTTTTTACAGCATTTACGAGAGCATCGTAATCCAAAGGTTTGATCAGATACTCGTTAATACCTGCTTCGTCAAAATCTGATTTTGAATAATTTTTGTAGTTGCCTGATATGGCAATTATTGGCATTTCTGCTTTTTTCTTGTCCTTTAAACCTCTGATCTTTTTGGCGAGTTCCATGCCATCAGCACCAGGCAGTATAATGTCCAGTATAATAACATCATAATCATTGTTCTCGATTTCATCAAGAACACGCGTTCCTGTTTTTATACCTTTAAAATCATACCCTTGCCCCTGGAATATTTTTTTTGACAAGGTTTGTATTACCGGGCTATCATCCGCAAGTAAGATTTTCTTTGCCATTCTATTTAGTTTGTTTTTGGTCCAACCTTTTTAGTTTCTTTAATAAATTCATCATGAAGGGACTTAAGAAACTGTAAATCCCCGACAAAATTAGAATAATTTTTTTCTTTTAATTCGTCTTCCATTTTTGCGGCCTGGAAGGCCATTTTTTCAACTCCGAGCGTACCCGCATTGCCTTTCAATGTATGTAAAATATCTAAAACTTCCTTAATGTTTTTGCTTTCAAACATTTTGGCACTGTCCCTGATCTGCATACGGCACTCTTCGTTAAACTCATCCAAAGCTTCCTGTACGGCTTCTTCTCCGGCATATTGTTTAAGTAAATCTAAGGTGTTTTGGTTAATTGTCTGATGTTTATCGTTCTTTTCTTTTTGTACCTCTGTTTCGTCGGCTGCATCAGATGTCCACTGGTTTACTTTTTGGATTAAGATTGTAGGATTGATCGGCTTAGCTATGTAGTCGTCCATTCCAATAGCAAGATATTTCGCTTCATCGCCTTTCATGGAGTAGGCAGTCATGGCTATTATGGGTGGCGTTTGCTTTTTGCATTGTTTTCTTATTTGTTTAGTGGCTTCTATACCATCCATATCTGGCATTTGAATGTCCATCAATATTAGGTCGTAGCACAACTCTTTGCATAGAACCAGAGCTTTCTCGCCACTTGATGCAGTAGTTACCCTGCAACCTGCATTTTTAAGTATCTCGTAAGCCAGATCAAGGTTAACATTATTGTCATCCACCACCAGCACGGTTGGCGAATGGTCTAATCTTGAAATTTTGGTAGCTGGCCGAGTAGCTTCTTCAGGTTTTTCCACTTCTATGGTTTCGAAAGTAAACCAAAACTTACTTCCTTTACCCTCAGTGGACTTAATACCAATCTTTCCATTGAACAAGCTTACAATCTTGCGGGAAATGTACAGCCCTAAGCCAGTACCTTTATAACTTTTTTTGCTCGAACTGTCAAGCTGTGTAAAGCTTGAAAATAGTTTTCTTTGATCTGCTTTTGATATACCAATACCAGAGTCTTTGACATACCCTTCCATTAGTATGGTGCCACTTTTCTTTCTCTTATATATTTCGAGGCTGACTGTAACCATACCTCCAGGCTGGGTGAATTTAACGGCGTTGGAAATGAGATTGGAATATACCTGAATCAATTTGGTTTCATCAACTTCTATGTACTCGGGAATATTGTCACCTTTTACAAAATTAAGATTGATCTGGTTGTCATTAGCTTGCTGCCGATAAAGCAAGGTCAGTTTTTCAAATATGGCTTC
This region of Fulvivirga ulvae genomic DNA includes:
- a CDS encoding MBL fold metallo-hydrolase translates to MRITLLGTGTSQGVPVIACGCTACQSLDFRDKRLRTSIHIEKDGQSFVIDTGPDFRQQMLREGVKKLDAVIFTHEHKDHTAGLDDVRAFNFRQKKDMPIYGRPNVIAQLKQEFSYAFGEKKYPGVPQLEVHTIDNTPFSIAGINFTPIEVMHLRLPVFGFRVGDFTYITDANYISPEEKDKIRGTRVLVLNALQKEPHVSHFNLDEAVELALEIKAEATYFTHISHRMGPHKQVDDLLPEGINLAYDGLVIDL
- a CDS encoding NFACT RNA binding domain-containing protein, with protein sequence MHNNYYFLKDLSAQLDHKLTGLQLVEAFSQNKNELVIGFTGQTEEFYIKAHLDPAFCCLSFPEGFSRARKNSVDLFTDISMAVVEQVRQFDNERSFVIIFQNNYQLLFKMHGNRSNIVLFKDDVVTEVFKKSLKKDFEISITNLDRPIDQTYNAFVQQGGDYKELFPTFGKVIKKHLLERGIKAMDTDSSWELIEETVAQLTDQKYYITKIDNQLHLSLLRIGSVQHEFNNPLKAIDHFFIQYISEHALYSIKNEALLDINKQLRQSESYVKKTQKKLEEIESRLNYSILADILMANLHQISPKAEEVTLQNFYDNNTPLTIKLKRDLSPQKNAEAFYRKSKNQSVEIENLKTNLKQKLKTIEALEEQKLIIEEEQNLKALRNLVKKDQHQSSKKKEHLPFNTFTYDGFDIWVGKNARSNDLMLQQYSFKDDLWLHAKDVSGSHVLIKHKAGKPFPKDVIEKAAELAAHFSKRKSDTLCPVIVTPRKFVRKRKGDPAGAVMVDKEEKTLLVRPNNWS
- a CDS encoding IPExxxVDY family protein translates to MKKTRLIVEYEYEFELIGVIASVKFYKLAWAINKKLDIRLVKQEDYTIEMKGGGKTSFSNYLYQVDGKCFRLFRNRSVEGENAYLIPELPHFDYVIKIDEQSQSFAKEEILKELKEVTWIEYIAAIEVEKLKSKDNFLT
- the fabF gene encoding beta-ketoacyl-ACP synthase II: MTLRRVVVTGIGALTPIGNTAPEYWEGLKHGVSGAARITRFDPEKFRTQFACEVKNFDAEQHFDRKEARKMDPFTQYAMVVADEAIKDSKLDLEAIDLNKAGVIWGSGIGGLKTFQEEVKSYANGDNTPRFNPFFIPKMIADISAGYISIKYGFHGPNFVTVSACASATNALIDALNYIRLGHMDVAISGGSEAAVTEAGMGGFNAMKALSERNDSPETASRPFDKDRDGFVLGEGAGALILEEYEHAKARGAKIYAEIIGGGMSADAYHITAPHPEGLGATNVMINALADAKIKPEDVDYINVHGTSTPLGDISETLAIKKVFGDHAYKLNISSTKSMTGHLLGAAGAIEAVACVMAIQNNIVPPTINHFTDDDQLDNKLNLTFNKAQEREINVALSNTFGFGGHNTSIIFRKI
- the pyk gene encoding pyruvate kinase, which translates into the protein MDQQIQFNKTKIIATVGPASSDKKILKKLIEEGVDIFRLNFSHGTHEDHLKVIKSVRELNEEMNACVCLLQDLQGPKIRVGEVEKGAKLKSGQQFTITIEEIVGHSKMASTVYQDLPKDVAVGDMILIDDGKIELKVTDIKNTEVVTEVVYGGKLKSRKGINMPFTKVSAPSLTDKDVKDLEFGLANDVEWVALSFVRTADDINNLRERIKAAGKQTKIIAKVEKPEAIGNIDAIIDAADAVMVARGDLGVEIFMEEVPMAQKMIVRKCNKLAKPVIIATQMMESMIESPRPTRAETNDVANAVMDGADALMLSAETAAGAYPVEVIRSMVKTITSVERQADVYFRHDLPDQDDPLFYNNTLVLAACRLAKASKAKAIIGMTQSGYTAFKLSSHRPKANIFIFTSNRPLLNTINLIWGVRGYYYDKEVSTDDTFADIEEILKEKGHIQSGDIFITTASMPIHARGRTNTVKLNVVE
- a CDS encoding acyl carrier protein, translating into MSEIAQKVKSIIIDKLGVEESEVTPEASFTNDLGADSLDTVELIMEFEKEFNISIPDDQAENISTVGQAISYLEENVK
- a CDS encoding PAS domain-containing hybrid sensor histidine kinase/response regulator, which encodes MKDRTKKAEDLVVKVNELKEKLFAEKNKNSFTNSILEGGTLIIWAVNNEFELISFNQNYFNFFLQENPGIKVGYEERGVVKIANSDTFWKQKYKRALTGRSHNFEIMLKIEGEEQWKEVFLNPIYDTRGEITGVSGLAYDITEKMQSRIALMKSEEKFRNIFESFQDLYFRCDFNGKLTMLSPSVSDIMGYTEGELLGKHVTNFYLYNIQTKFLIRKLAQEKRVRNFEASVIHKSGKIIPCICNVRVIQDERGRLKHVEGVARDITELKQTNQELQRSKELAEKSLKIKERFLANMSHEIRTPLNGIIGMIHLLDETQLDPKQKKHIRTVKSSADILLNILNDLLDLSKIEAGKMELKHVPTSTEAIFEKLTLLYRQQANDNQINLNFVKGDNIPEYIEVDETKLIQVYSNLISNAVKFTQPGGMVTVSLEIYKRKKSGTILMEGYVKDSGIGISKADQRKLFSSFTQLDSSSKKSYKGTGLGLYISRKIVSLFNGKIGIKSTEGKGSKFWFTFETIEVEKPEEATRPATKISRLDHSPTVLVVDDNNVNLDLAYEILKNAGCRVTTASSGEKALVLCKELCYDLILMDIQMPDMDGIEATKQIRKQCKKQTPPIIAMTAYSMKGDEAKYLAIGMDDYIAKPINPTILIQKVNQWTSDAADETEVQKEKNDKHQTINQNTLDLLKQYAGEEAVQEALDEFNEECRMQIRDSAKMFESKNIKEVLDILHTLKGNAGTLGVEKMAFQAAKMEDELKEKNYSNFVGDLQFLKSLHDEFIKETKKVGPKTN
- a CDS encoding response regulator, with product MAKKILLADDSPVIQTLSKKIFQGQGYDFKGIKTGTRVLDEIENNDYDVIILDIILPGADGMELAKKIRGLKDKKKAEMPIIAISGNYKNYSKSDFDEAGINEYLIKPLDYDALVNAVKKYT